The Algoriphagus halophilus sequence ATGAGCGACTTTTGGAAGCGGAAAGAGAGAAAGTGGAGATTTTAAAGAAGGTGTTGGAGAAGTAAACAGCATCAGATTTATTTAAATGTAAGTGCGTAATGTCGGGGCTATGCACCGTTTCAATGGCTGTATAGCCATTGTTGAGAAGCCGCCCCGAAGGGCGGTTTCCAAACGGTGTGGAGTCCCGACATTGAGAAACGACCGAAGGGATGTTTCTCAATTCCCATGATATAATCCGGTTCGTTTTAAGGATATAACCAAAAAGAATATATCATGGACACCTCGTTTTCTTTAAAAAAACCTGACTCAATCCCCATAAGAACCTCTCCGGTTCCGTGCAACACCGGTTTCATCGTTCGTGCTACGCACGCGACGAAAACCTAGTTGTTGCCAGCAGTTATTTTATTTCGTTTTGTTCAATTTCTTTAATTGATTTTCCATTTTCGTTTTTCCAGACGTTACGGCCATTAACTGAATATCCAAGTATTACAGCCGCTGCAGCAGATGGACTTGAAAAAAGGTGCTTTTTAGAAAAATACAATTTACCATTTGAATTTTTAGTGATAAACCCTTCTTCAATTAAGGATTCTCTCAAGGCTCCATATCCATAATTTTTGGTTGGATTATCTGCAACTTCTGAATTTTCCAAAACTACCAACCCTTCATTAGTCTGAATAGCCTTAGCTGTAATACCACTAACATTTAAATTCAGTTCTAGTTCGTCTTTTTTGTCAGATAATATTTCTTTCGTTTCGTCGATCAATTCTGTTGTCTCAGGAATGTGTTTGACTGAAATAGGATTTTCTAAAAATTTGTGTCCCAATGTACCAGTCAATAATTTAATATTGGTTAAAAACTCTTCCATTGCATCTCTGTCTGGTAAGG is a genomic window containing:
- a CDS encoding GIY-YIG nuclease family protein — its product is MILGKSIRIYLKEGSVTGIKFAELVNHTIQSLSCPRTKISDLNKHFAIAINTQGVYFLIGYEQDTLKPMVYIGEAENVWDRLKNHDLKKDFWNEVIVFTSKDDNLTKSHIKYLESRIVEIARQTERYRLKNGNSPNLNRLPLPDRDAMEEFLTNIKLLTGTLGHKFLENPISVKHIPETTELIDETKEILSDKKDELELNLNVSGITAKAIQTNEGLVVLENSEVADNPTKNYGYGALRESLIEEGFITKNSNGKLYFSKKHLFSSPSAAAAVILGYSVNGRNVWKNENGKSIKEIEQNEIK